Within the Gloeobacter kilaueensis JS1 genome, the region TGCAGCTGGTGGTGGCGATCGAGGAGCACTTCGGGCGCAAGCTCGACTTTAGCGAACTGATCTTAAACGACGGCAAGTACGTCAGCGATATCTCCGTCGCAGAACTGGTCAACTTCGTTACCCGCAAACTCAATCAGGATTAACCATGACAAGAACACTCGCGATCGGCATGGATGGTGCCACCTTCACGATCCTCGATCAGATGGTCGAGGAATTGCCGGGCCTCGGCCTCGCCATGCCCTTCATGAAAAAGATCTTCGAGGGGGGCGCTCGCTCGCGGCTGCTCTCGACGCCCAACCCGCTCACACCGCCCGCCTGGGTGTCGTTTATGACCGGTCGCACCCCCGGCAACCACGGCGTCTACGACTTTATCCGCATGGAAGAAAAGGGCGACGACGTTTTCTATACGCTCTACGACGCCCGCGATGTCCAGACCGAGATGATCTGGTCGATCGCCACGCGCTCGGGCAAAAAAGTGGTCGCCCTCAACTATCCGTTTACGGCTCCGCCCCGGCCCAACACCGGCTCGCTGGTGCCCGGTTTTACCCACTGGAAGCACCTGCGCCGCAGCACCTCGCCGCCCGAACTCTACGAGCGCCTCAAGGAGATGCCCGACTTCAGCCCCAAGAACCTCGCCTGGGACTTCGAGCACGAAAAGCAGATCATGGAAGCGCTGGGCCAGGGTGAGCTGGCAGACTGGATTCGCTATCACATCCGCCGCGACGAGCACTGGCTGGCGGTCGCCGAAAAGCTCTTGGTCGAGGACCAGCCGGATCTGATGGCGGTGCTCTTCGACGGCACCGACAAGCTCCAGCACCAGATCTACTACTACCTCGATCCGAACCTCACCCCCGAGGAGCCGAGCGACGCCTACCTCGAACTGCGCGCCCTCTCCTTCGAGTACTTCCGCAAGTTAGATAGCTGGATCGAAAGGCTGGTCGAGCTGGCCGGTCCCGACACCCAGGTGTTTCTCAACTCCGATCACGGCTTTACCGCCTCCTTCGAGGTGGTGCGCATCAACGCCTACTTGGCCGATCGGGGCTACCTGGTGCTCAAGGCGGGCGACGGCCTGGAGGATGGCCGTCCGACTTCGACCTGGTTTGCCAACGTCGATTTTACGAAGACCCGCGCCTACTGCCCGACGCCCTCCAGCAACGGCATCGTCATCCGCGTCGCGAGCAAGCCCGGTGAGCCGGGGATCGCTCCGGAGGAATACGAAGCGTTCCGCGATCAGCTGATCGCCGATCTCTACGACTTGCGCGATGCGGTTACGGGCGAGCAAATTATCAAGGCGGTGCGCAAGCGCGAGGAGATCTACAACGGTCCCGCCCTGGCCGACGCGCCGGATCTGACCCTCACCCTGCGCGATCACGGCTTCGTGTCGATCCGCGACGTGCGCCCGGTGGTCGAAAAGCGGCCCGAACCGCTCGGCACCCACCACCCCGAAGGCGTCTTTCTCGCCTACGGTCCCGGCATCCGGCCCGGTTATCTGGGTCCGCTCCACCAGATCGCCGATGTGCCCGCCACTCTGCTCTACAGCCTCGGCCTGCCCATCCCCGACAACTTCGAGGGCAAAGTCGCCCAGGACTTCTTCAACGACGAGTACCTGATGGTCAACCCGGTGCGCACCGGCTCGGCGGCGCTCACCGGCAAGGGGGCGAGCGAGGAGAACGCGATGGACGAAGCGGAGAAGGCAAAGCTGCTCGAACAGTTGCAGATGCTAGGCTACGTGGAGTAAGTAAAAAACCGCTTATGGGCAATCCTGAACCGTGGCCTGGCCTGCGGCTCGCGGATCTGCGCAAAACCTGCCTCAACGGTCTGGGAGACGGCTTCAACAGCTACGCCCACGCGATGGGCTGGTTCAAGGGCCGTCTCTACGTCGGCACCACCCGCGCCGTCCTGCAGAAGCTCAAGACGATGATCCCGCTGCAGACCGAGTTCTGGCCTGTCGATGCGGCCTGCCTCGACGATCCAGATTTTGAAGAGCGGGTCGCCCCGGCGGAGATCTGGCGCTACGACCCGGCCACGGACCACTGGGAGCGGCTTTTTCGCTCGCCTTTGATCCTCGGTTCCCACGGCCAGTCCATTGCCCGCGAGATGGGCTTTCGCTCGATGGTCGTCTTCCAGGGCAAGTCCGATCCGGAACCGGCCCTGTACCTGGGCAACTTCTCCCGCGCCCAGGGACCGGGCTCCCAGGTGGTGCGCTCGATCGACGGCGTTCACTTCGAGGCGTGCTCCGAAGGGGGCCTGATGGGCCTGGCTTTTACCAGCCTGCGGCTGTTGGTGCCCTTCAAGGGCAAGCTCTTCACCGCTCCCACCGGCGCAAAGGGCGGCAATCAAAATGCCAGCGGCGTCTGCCTGGTCTTCGAGAGCGACGACCCGGCAAAGGGCGTCTGGCGGCAGGTCAATACCCCCGGCTTCGGCGATCCGGGCAACCTGACCGTCTTCATCATGAATACCTTTGAAGATCACCTCTACGCCGGGACGTTCAACAACAGGGGCTTCCAGCTCTGGCGCACCGCCGCCGAGGGAGAGCCCCCCTACGAGTGGGAGTGCGTGATCAAGGACGGAGCCGGGCGCGGCCCGCTCAACCAGGTGGCCGTCAGCTTGATCCCCCACAAGGGTGCCCTGTACCTGGGCACCGGCATCCAGAACGGCGGCTGCGATCTTAAAAACAACATCGGTCCGGCGGGAGCAGAGATCATCCGGGTCTTTCCCGATAAGACCTGGGAAGTCTGCGTGGGCGATCCCCGCGACGGGCACTTTCCTTTGAGCGGCCTGGCGGGCGGCTTCAACAACGTGCGCAACGGCTATATCTGGCGGATGGGCACCCACGACGGCTGGATCTACGCCGGGACGATGAACTGGAGCACGATCTTGCTCTACATGAGCATGGATCTGGCAAGCAGCGACAAGGTGCGCTACATCATCGACCAGATGGGGCTTGAGTCGCTGGTAGCCGACGAGGGCGGGGGCGAGCTGTGGCGCAGCTGCGACGGCGAGAACTGGCTGCCGGTGGACCGCCGGGGCTTTGGCAACATGTACAACTACGGCATCCGCAACATCGTCTCCACCCCCGCCGGACTCTTTATCGGCACCGCCAACCCCTTCGGTCCCCGCGTCGCCGTCAAAGAAAACGGCCAGTGGACCTACACCGACAATCCCCTGGGCGGCCTCGAAGTCTGGCTGGGCAACCGCGACCTGCGGGTGCCGAGCTGGGGCAAGGCGGACCCCAGCTTGATCGAGCGGCGCTAAGGGCACAATCAAGCCGCGTCACTCCTCCCAGATGTCGCGCCACTTGGCGATCGTGCCGTTGGGCGCAAAGCGGCGGCGGCTGGTGCGGTTCTCGTAGATGGGCTGGCCCTGCTCGCGCAGGACGACGTACTTGTAGGAGATGATCTTGTCGGCGCTCTGTTTGATGGCAACCTCGCCCAGCCAGGTGTTCTCGTTGATGTATTCGAGGGCCACCGCCTGATCGCGGTCCCAGTTACCGAGTTCCGGACAGTCGCCGACGATCGCTACGATCTCTCCCGGTCGCGTGCGAATGCCGTTGAGCTGGATACGCGCCACCTGGCGGCCACGCACCGGCTTGCCGGTGACGCTCAAGACGACGACCTGCCGGGGGGCCAGTTCCAGCTTTTCGAGGCGGCCTGCTTTGATCGTGTAGTCCTCGCCGCTCAGCACGCAGCGGTGGGTGCCGTCCGGCAATTCGGTGAGCACATCCTCGACGAGCACCGTCTCGATGCTGCGGTTAAGGGCGACGAAGCAGCGCGCGTCGCGGTACTTGCGCACAAAAGCGTAGATGTCCGGGTTGATATAGCGCGTCCACTGTCCGCCCCACTTGACCGCCGGGTTGCGCCGCCGCACCGCCGAGAGCCGGTGCAGGTCGCGGAAGAGCGGCGTCCGTTCGTCCCAGAGCGCCATCATCGGTCGGTTATACGGGTCGTTGCCGCCGTCGGTGTCGTCGTGGAGGTACTGCTCGGTGCCGTAGTACAGGCAGGGAATGCCCCGGCTGAGCATGATCAGGTCCACCGCCAGGCGCAGCGTCTCGTCGTCCGCGCCGAGCGACTGGAAGCGGGGCATGTCGTGGTTGTCGATGAAGGTGACAAGCTCGGTTGCCCCCCGGTAGCGCCAGTCCTCGCGAAAGACGTCCTCGATCAGATGAAAGCCGCTCGGGTCAGCCTGGGCGAGAGCCTGGCGGATGGCGATGCACAGGCCAAAATCGAGCATCGACATGCCTGAGAAGTTGGCAAATTCGACCGAGCGCTCGCTCAGCGGATGCGAGTAGATCCACTCGCCAAAGACAAAGACATCCGGCTTGTGGGCCTGGATGTCGGAGTTGAACTCCTGCCAGAACCAGATGGGCATGTGCTTGACCGTATCGACGCGCAGCGCGTCCACGCCCTTGTCGAGCCAGAGCTTGATCGCCCCTTTGATGTAGTTGCGGTAGTGGATGTTGTTTTCGTTGAAGGTTGCCAGCCCCGCCAGTTCACAGTTTTGGACCTGCCACTCGTCGTTCCAGTCGCTCACCTCGCCGTAGTGGTGGTACCAGAAGTCCTTGTCGTCGTTAAAATCGGCGATCAGCTTGCCGTCGTCGAACAACTGGCCCTTGATCCCGGCGGCGTCGGGGGAGCTGTGGTTGCAGACAACGTCGAGGATGAGCTTCATCCCGCGCTCGTGCAGCGCTTTAATCAGCCGATCGAAGGTGGTGTCGTTGCGCTCGAAGAGGCGCACCTCCTCGGGACCGGATACCCAGCGGGCGTTGATGCGCTTGAAGTCGCGGGTCCAGTAGCCGTGGATGGGAGCCGCCTCCCACGACATCGCCTCGATCTGCTCGAACAGCGGCGTCACCCAGATCGCCGTCACACCCAGCTTTTGCAGGTAATCGAGTTTGGCGATGATCCCCTCAAGATCGCCGCCCCAGTACTTTCCCCAGTCCCGCCGCTCCGGGTCGTACAAACTCGGGTCCGGTCCCTCGTCGTTGCCCGGATCGCCGTTGAAGAAGCGATCGACCACGATAAAGTAAATCGTCTCTCCCCGAAACTCGATGTCGCTCAGCTGCAGCAGATTGATGAACTCTTCTTCCTGCTCGGCAGCTGCCTTCGCAGCGTCAGTGTCCGGTGGGATCTGGGATTGAGAAATCATCGGTTACTTCCTGGTACGGATGGATGAATCGCTGCGCGTGAACGCGCCGGAGCGGGCCGTTAGAATGTTAGCGTAGATACTAATCAGCAGGGAAGTCCCCTTGAACACACAGCCGCCGCACAAAAGCCAGGCCATCCTGGCAGAGCTGGTATCGAAGGCAGGTTACAGGAGTGTCACGGGTTTTTGTCGGGCAGCGGGAATTGGCCGTTCCACGGCCCGGCGGCTGCAGCAGGGACAGATTACAGCGATCCGGCTGGAGAGCCTGCAGCGGATTGCAGGAGTACTGGCCCTCGATCTGCCCGCCCTCATCGAGCAGTTTCTGCCCACCGGCAGGGGTGCGGCCACCGACTGGCGCTTCGAGTACGAGCGCCTGCGGGAGCAGACCAAATCCAGAGAAGCCCAGTGGCGCGAGGCGTGGGATCTGAACTTTTATCGCAGCGTCGAACTGTTGCTGCTGCAGTTGCCGACGATCAGGCGCGCAGCGGACGAGCGGTCAGATCTTACGGCGCGCTCGGTACTCGACTTATTGTTGCCCTTCGATGAATTTGTAGCCGAGGCCGGTTTTGAGCCGGTCGGCGCGCCCGGAGAAGTTATCCGCTTCGATCCGCAACAGCACCAGGGAGCGGGGCTGGCTCCCGGTACTGCGGCGCGCATCAAGACCGTCGGCTACCGCTATCGGGGCCAGTTGCTCACTCGCGCCAGGGTGGTGGCGCTCTAATCTGGATACCAGAACATGCCCCGGATACCCTCGGGATCGGGGATGAAGCCGAGGCGGCGATAAAAATCGACGACGTGGGGATCGGCGAAGAGGGTAATGTTGCTGATGTCGGCGGCGCGCAGCTCAGCGATAATCCGGTCCATCAGGGCGCGTCCCAGCCCCTTGCCCTGGTACTCCGGATGCACCACCACATCCCAGATCGTCGCGTTGAAGGCGTGGTCGGAGGTGGCGCGGGCAAAACCGATCAGCTGCTTGAATTCACCCCGCTGCTCGTACATCGAGATCACACAGAAGCTGTGGTCGATCGCTTTTTTGACCTTGCGCAGGGGACGGCGCGACCAGCCAACCGCATCGCACAATTCTTCGAGCGCGTACAGGTCGATCTCGCGATCGCTCGTGAAGAAAATGTTGTTGTAGGTTTCGCTGACGCTGGCGCTGTCGGAACCGGTAAACAGGCGTTTCCAGAAACTCATTAGGACGCGACGAGTTTGTGAGTGAGGACGGTGGTGCTATCTTATTAAACCTAAAACTTCTCCGAATCTGCTGCCGGAGGGGGCATTTCCTCTGCTAAAACGCGGTCGAGAATAAAAACTTCGATCGCCTCGCCGGTGCGGGTGCTGATGTCGTGGTGGGAACTGGTCACCCGTGCGCCGGTGATATTCTCGATCGACTGCTGCATCTGGAGGCTGAACTGCTCGCGCAGGTAAGCGCGCACCTGCTTGAGCAGCCGCCGCCCCTCCAACTCGCGGGCGAGGAACTGCTCCTCGCGGGTGAGGGTGCCCTTGAGGCGCACGATCACCATGTCCTGAAAGACGTGGGCGACCGCCTCGGTCGGTCCCCGGCCCGTCATCTCCTTGAGGATGCGGACCATCGCCCCCGCCACATCGACTTCGATCTGTCTGCGGCGGTCCAAGATGCTGATTCCTCCGGTGTTACGACGAACGGCTGGCCTGCGATCGCTTCCAGGCGCTCCAACCGATATAGATCAAAAACAGGGTGGCAAGGGCGGTGTAGGTGCCTCCGGCGGGCATTCCGGAGATGGCAAGCGCAATGCTGCCGGCCCAGAGGGTCAGCGCATAGACGACGAGGGCTGCCCAGCGCTGGGAGAGACCGGCGTCGAGCAACTTGTGGTGCAGGTGGCGCTTGTCGGGCTTGAAGGGGGAGACGCCGTTGCGCAGGCGCTGGATAATCACCGAGGCTGTGTCGAAGATCGGCACCGCCAGGATGCAAAAGGGAATAACCAGGGCGACGGTAGTCACCACCTTGACCACGCCGATGACTGAGAGCCCCCCCAACAAAAACCCCAGAAAGTAGGC harbors:
- a CDS encoding acyl carrier protein — translated: MTVTLQKVETEIIEILDDMTQDWDLEVEEITPKTSLVNELEFASIDYVQLVVAIEEHFGRKLDFSELILNDGKYVSDISVAELVNFVTRKLNQD
- a CDS encoding alkaline phosphatase family protein, with the protein product MTRTLAIGMDGATFTILDQMVEELPGLGLAMPFMKKIFEGGARSRLLSTPNPLTPPAWVSFMTGRTPGNHGVYDFIRMEEKGDDVFYTLYDARDVQTEMIWSIATRSGKKVVALNYPFTAPPRPNTGSLVPGFTHWKHLRRSTSPPELYERLKEMPDFSPKNLAWDFEHEKQIMEALGQGELADWIRYHIRRDEHWLAVAEKLLVEDQPDLMAVLFDGTDKLQHQIYYYLDPNLTPEEPSDAYLELRALSFEYFRKLDSWIERLVELAGPDTQVFLNSDHGFTASFEVVRINAYLADRGYLVLKAGDGLEDGRPTSTWFANVDFTKTRAYCPTPSSNGIVIRVASKPGEPGIAPEEYEAFRDQLIADLYDLRDAVTGEQIIKAVRKREEIYNGPALADAPDLTLTLRDHGFVSIRDVRPVVEKRPEPLGTHHPEGVFLAYGPGIRPGYLGPLHQIADVPATLLYSLGLPIPDNFEGKVAQDFFNDEYLMVNPVRTGSAALTGKGASEENAMDEAEKAKLLEQLQMLGYVE
- a CDS encoding alpha-amylase family glycosyl hydrolase, encoding MISQSQIPPDTDAAKAAAEQEEEFINLLQLSDIEFRGETIYFIVVDRFFNGDPGNDEGPDPSLYDPERRDWGKYWGGDLEGIIAKLDYLQKLGVTAIWVTPLFEQIEAMSWEAAPIHGYWTRDFKRINARWVSGPEEVRLFERNDTTFDRLIKALHERGMKLILDVVCNHSSPDAAGIKGQLFDDGKLIADFNDDKDFWYHHYGEVSDWNDEWQVQNCELAGLATFNENNIHYRNYIKGAIKLWLDKGVDALRVDTVKHMPIWFWQEFNSDIQAHKPDVFVFGEWIYSHPLSERSVEFANFSGMSMLDFGLCIAIRQALAQADPSGFHLIEDVFREDWRYRGATELVTFIDNHDMPRFQSLGADDETLRLAVDLIMLSRGIPCLYYGTEQYLHDDTDGGNDPYNRPMMALWDERTPLFRDLHRLSAVRRRNPAVKWGGQWTRYINPDIYAFVRKYRDARCFVALNRSIETVLVEDVLTELPDGTHRCVLSGEDYTIKAGRLEKLELAPRQVVVLSVTGKPVRGRQVARIQLNGIRTRPGEIVAIVGDCPELGNWDRDQAVALEYINENTWLGEVAIKQSADKIISYKYVVLREQGQPIYENRTSRRRFAPNGTIAKWRDIWEE
- a CDS encoding helix-turn-helix domain-containing protein, which translates into the protein MNTQPPHKSQAILAELVSKAGYRSVTGFCRAAGIGRSTARRLQQGQITAIRLESLQRIAGVLALDLPALIEQFLPTGRGAATDWRFEYERLREQTKSREAQWREAWDLNFYRSVELLLLQLPTIRRAADERSDLTARSVLDLLLPFDEFVAEAGFEPVGAPGEVIRFDPQQHQGAGLAPGTAARIKTVGYRYRGQLLTRARVVAL
- a CDS encoding GNAT family N-acetyltransferase, translated to MSFWKRLFTGSDSASVSETYNNIFFTSDREIDLYALEELCDAVGWSRRPLRKVKKAIDHSFCVISMYEQRGEFKQLIGFARATSDHAFNATIWDVVVHPEYQGKGLGRALMDRIIAELRAADISNITLFADPHVVDFYRRLGFIPDPEGIRGMFWYPD
- a CDS encoding DUF2294 domain-containing protein, with amino-acid sequence MDRRRQIEVDVAGAMVRILKEMTGRGPTEAVAHVFQDMVIVRLKGTLTREEQFLARELEGRRLLKQVRAYLREQFSLQMQQSIENITGARVTSSHHDISTRTGEAIEVFILDRVLAEEMPPPAADSEKF